The following are encoded together in the Cynocephalus volans isolate mCynVol1 chromosome 4, mCynVol1.pri, whole genome shotgun sequence genome:
- the LOC134376468 gene encoding olfactory receptor 4P4-like: MYGKPENNSEFILLGLSDDWNTQIFCFVLFLFCYVSLLVGNILILVSILCSPLFYQPMYYFLSHLSSMDICYTSTVTPKLIGDLLEGTKTISYGNCMFQVFAMHFFGITEVFILTVMAFDRYVAICKPLQYMIIMSGTKCNLLVLAAWAGGTVHSFFQLSMTLQLSFCGPYKIDHYFCDIFPLLKIACTDTYITGVLVVASSGMVALVTFVVLFLSYVIILFTLRNQSAEGRRKALSTCGSHVTVVVLFFGPSVFAYLRPPTTFPEDKVFALFYTIIAPMFNPLIYTLRNTKMKNVMRKLWCQTLFLKEAHNY; encoded by the coding sequence ATGTATGGAAAGCCAGAGAACAACTCAGAATTCATTCTTTTGGGACTTTCTGATGATTGGAACACGCAAATATTTTGCTTTGTGCTCTTCTTATTCTGTTATGTTTCCCTGCTGGTAGGAAACATTCTCATCCTTGTCTCCATTCTGTGCAGCCCTCTCTTTTACCAACCGATGTACTATTTCCTCAGCCACTTGTCCTCTATGGACATCTGCTATACCTCTACTGTTACTCCCAAATTAATCGGCGACCTGCTAGAGGGAACAAAAACCATTTCCTATGGTAATTGCATGTTCCAGGTTTTTGCCATGCACTTCTTCGGAATTACTGAGGTCTTCATTCTTACTGTCATGGCCTTTGATCGCTACGTTGCCATCTGCAAACCTCTCCAGTACATGATTATCATGAGCGGGACAAAATGCAATCTCTTAGTACTGGCTGCTTGGGCTGGTGGAACTGTCCATTCCTTTTTTCAATTATCTATGACACTCCAGTTGTCCTTTTGCGGTCCTTACAAGATTGATCACTATTTTTGTGATATCTTCCCTTTGCTAAAAATTGCTTGCACTGACACCTACATAACTGGTGTCCTTGTGGTTGCCAGTTCAGGTATGGTTGCCCTAGTTACCTTTgttgtcttatttctttcttatgtcATTATATTATTCACTTTAAGAAATCAATCAGCTGAGGGAAGACGCAAAGCCCTCTCTACCTGCGGGTCTCATGTCACTGTAGTTGTCTTATTTTTTGGGCCTTCTGTATTTGCCTACCTTAGACCTCCTACCACTTTCCCTGAGGATAAAGTATTTGCACTTTTTTACACAATCATTGCTCCTATGTTCAATCCCTTAATATATACTCtaagaaatacaaagatgaaaaatgtCATGAGAAAACTGTGGTGTCAAACATTGTTTTTGAAGGAAGCACACAATTATTAA